One window from the genome of Pempheris klunzingeri isolate RE-2024b chromosome 7, fPemKlu1.hap1, whole genome shotgun sequence encodes:
- the fhip2b gene encoding FHF complex subunit HOOK-interacting protein 2B translates to METFNKLTSMLLHALETREPTVDLLDSFVDHWKSITNYYIETTDDSRPVKQTEIPWRLKQMLDILVYEEKQLGEEQTGPCIEYLLQHKLLETLCTLGKAQYPPGMVQQVFLFFSKLLSQMQKPLLQLVNVYRPVQKLIRLCALPGSNTEKEAAHFLLVVCSRVKQDPHTLRYVLEILDQPAARTPASDQSQPCTQASNQRAEPPPPSSQSDSPACSSVQSESGLLSALLQLTKSQRGSVCLKAYESLLLLSSLQSGSSGEILCDRTQLGELLAGRLQELYCLLPLESLDPGQVQSWPDTPWSSQFSRCSSDLRSDSPASDHMTNFFSWFDFLDHLMREAPQVLAVKLAQCVHQLWLVDVVQPQLQHTCEQVVLVSTSFVCAAVRLVQSSSLLDQLIHFLLRTHTLTHLLLQRCDHISDQISMVSLSLVEELLQKPHRDILDILVLSFLKSRRYLSPPAAGQDDRHTENNETHEDSDDLEEDPFFFSDGLLLSDSQLLPTPPPPPALFSSSSSAPPPPSGLGSAADIVNSFLCLVPVQVRSAQLLQEGGYESYVHDAHTLVTGCQSLSQPWDWPLSLPPPSSSSGEVEEFFEGHLLRVLFDRLGRVLEQPYELNLQLTAVLSRLSAFNHPLLHEYLLNPYIHLSHCSRSLFSVLIRLMGELMQRIQQVSNLTDRLLNARRHLLGLSHNAGLEHLTLLRGLIVLEEFCKELAAIAFVKLPLEQQ, encoded by the exons AGGGAGCCTACAGTGGATCTGTTGGACTCCTTTGTGGATCACTGGAAGTCAATTACCAACTATTACATCGAGACGACAG atgacaGCCGACCTGTCAAACAGACAGAGATCCCCTGGCGTCTCAAACAGATGTTGGACATCCTGGTGTATGAGGAGAAACaactg GGCGAGGAGCAGACAGGACCTTGTATTGAGTATCTGCTGCAGCACAAACTGTTGGAGACTCTGTGCACTCTGGGAAAGGCTCAG tATCCTCCAGGTATGGTTCAGCAGGTCTTTCTGTTCTTCTCTAAGCTGTTGTCTCAGATGCAGAAGCCTCTCCTGCAGCTGGTCAACGTCTACAGACCTGTTCAG AAACTGATCCGTCTCTGTGCACTTCCTGGTTCCAACACTGAGAAGGAGGCAGCTCATTTCTTATTGGTCGTCTGCTCCAGAGTCAAACAGGATCCGCACACGCTCAGATACGTCTTAGAG ATTCTGGACCAACCAGCAGCCAGGACACCAGcctctgaccaatcacagccctGCACACAAGCCTCAAACCAGAGGGCCGAGCCGCCACCGCCgtccagccaatcagattcaCCTGCCTGCAGCTCTGTCCAATCAGAGTCTGGTCTGCTGtcggctctgctgcagctcactaAGAGTCAG AGGGGCTCAGTGTGTCTGAAGGCCTACGAgagcctcctgctgctctccagtctccagtccgGATCTTCAGGGGAGATTCTCTGTGATCGAACCCAGCTGGGAGAGCTACTGGCTGGGAGGCTACAGGAGCTTTACTGCCTGCTGCCTCTGGAGAGTCTGGACCCTGGACAGGTTCAGAGCTGGCCTGATACAccgtggag CTCTCAGTTTTCTCGCTGCAGCTCTGATCTCAGGTCAGACTCTCCCGCCTCTGATCACATGACCAACTTCTTCTCCTGGTTCGACTTTCTGGATCACCTGATGAGAGAAGCAcctcag gTGTTAGCAGTGAAGCTAGCTCAGTGTGTTCATCAGCTCTGGTTGGTGGATGTtgttcagcctcagctgcagcacac GTGTGAGCAGGTGGTCCTGGTCTCCACCTCCTtcgtctgtgctgctgtcagactcgtccagtcctcctctctgctggatCAGCTGATTCACTTCTTGCTGAGGACGCATACACTGACGCACCTGCTGCTGCAACGCTGCGACCACATCTCTGACCAG atCAGTAtggtgtctctgtctctggtggAGGAGTTACTACAGAAGCCTCATAGGGACATTTTGGACATCCTGGTGTTGAGTTTCCTGAAGAGTCGTAGATACCTCTCTCCACCTGCTGCAGGACAGGacgacagacacacagagaacaacGAGACCCACGAGGACAGCGA TGATCTGGAGGAGGaccccttcttcttctctgatggcttgttgttgtcagacagtcAGCTGCTCCCtactccccctccacctcccgctcttttctcatcttcctcctctgctcctcctcctccctctggaCTGGGATCAGCTGCTGACATCGTcaacag tttccTGTGTTTAGTTCCTGTTCAGGTACGATCggctcagctgctgcaggagggagGGTACGAGTCATATGTCCATGACGCTCACACACTg GTGACAGggtgtcagtctctctctcagccgTGGGATTGGCCGCtcagtcttcctcctccctcctcctcctcaggtgaGGTGGAGGAGTTCTTTGAAGGTCACCTGCTGAGGGTTCTGTTTGACCGACTTGGACGCGTCCTGGAGCAG CCGTACGAGTTGAACCTGCAGCTGACTGCAGTTCTGTCCAGACTGTCGGCGTTCAACCACCCACTGCTGCATGAATACCTGCTCAACCCCTACATACACCTGTCTCACTGCTCCAGGTCGCTCTTCTCTGTCCTCATCAGg ttGATGGGAGAGTTGATGCAGAGAATCCAGCAGGTTTCcaacctgacagacagactgttgaATGCCAGGAGACATCTGCTGGGACTGAGCCACAATGCTGG actgGAGCACCTGACCCTTCTGAGAGGACTCATCGTCCTTGAGGAGTTCTGTAAAGAGCTTGCTGCCATCGCCTTCGTCAAACTGCCCCTGGAGCAGCAGTGA